The Inquilinus sp. Marseille-Q2685 genome has a window encoding:
- a CDS encoding S1/P1 nuclease encodes MRALAVHLKRWRPAGLGAVLMLALLTPHQASAWFREGHVATAALAYDILEQHDPEAIAAVLRLMQAHPDRARFDAQLGGLTGRVGERRMFELMAIWPDAVRRTPYDHPSWHYSPRIVSSMRRLLPIAFGSAQWAFGHNLAIAHDAAASDAARAVALCWVMHIVGDMHQPLHTALWMSWRFPITDAGGQWAWIRASPDAAPERLGRFWDAAGHPGELALAQSGAVEVELEQGPPPDTETLSPDPETAFARWVAHSRELAYDVVYQGGRLKLGTSPGSAPVLPGDYVEQAQLVSRAQLTAAGRRIGALLMGLR; translated from the coding sequence ATGCGAGCTCTTGCTGTCCATCTCAAGCGCTGGAGGCCGGCCGGGCTCGGCGCTGTGCTGATGCTGGCGCTGCTCACGCCGCACCAGGCCTCGGCGTGGTTCCGCGAGGGCCATGTGGCCACCGCGGCGCTGGCCTACGACATCCTGGAGCAGCACGACCCGGAGGCGATCGCCGCCGTTCTCCGGCTGATGCAGGCGCATCCGGACCGGGCCCGCTTCGACGCCCAGCTCGGCGGCCTGACCGGCCGCGTCGGCGAGCGCCGGATGTTCGAGCTGATGGCGATCTGGCCGGATGCCGTGAGGCGCACCCCCTACGATCACCCGAGCTGGCACTACAGCCCGCGGATCGTGTCCTCGATGCGCCGCCTGCTTCCCATCGCCTTCGGCAGCGCCCAGTGGGCGTTCGGGCACAATCTCGCGATCGCGCACGATGCCGCCGCCTCGGACGCGGCCCGGGCCGTCGCGCTCTGCTGGGTGATGCATATCGTCGGCGACATGCACCAGCCGCTGCACACGGCGCTGTGGATGTCATGGCGGTTCCCGATCACCGACGCCGGCGGACAGTGGGCCTGGATCCGCGCCTCACCGGATGCGGCTCCCGAGCGTCTCGGGCGGTTCTGGGACGCCGCGGGCCATCCGGGCGAGCTCGCCCTGGCCCAGTCGGGAGCGGTCGAGGTCGAGCTGGAGCAGGGCCCTCCGCCCGATACGGAGACGCTGTCGCCGGACCCGGAGACCGCCTTCGCCCGCTGGGTGGCCCACAGCCGCGAGCTCGCCTATGACGTCGTCTACCAGGGCGGAAGGCTGAAGCTGGGCACCTCGCCCGGCTCCGCCCCCGTTCTCCCGGGCGACTATGTCGAACAGGCCCAGCTGGTCAGCCGCGCCCAGCTCACCGCCGCCGGGCGCCGGATCGGGGCGCTGCTCATGGGCCTGCGCTGA
- a CDS encoding TetR/AcrR family transcriptional regulator translates to MDVAWRLVREEGTDALTLGRLADQAGITKPVVYDHFGTRTGLLIALYREFDDRQTALLQAALRTGEPTLAGRAAVIASAYLDCVLAQGREIPGVVAALTSSPELEKVKRECDAVFRETCRAALAPFAPSGAIAPAGLWAMLGAAEALSAAAAGGDLTAAEAQAELAETIAAMVARNRG, encoded by the coding sequence ATGGACGTCGCCTGGCGCCTGGTGCGGGAGGAGGGGACGGACGCCCTGACCCTCGGCCGGCTGGCCGATCAGGCGGGCATCACCAAGCCGGTGGTCTACGACCATTTCGGCACGCGCACCGGGCTGCTGATCGCGCTGTACCGGGAGTTCGACGACCGCCAGACGGCCCTGCTGCAGGCCGCGCTGCGCACCGGCGAGCCGACCCTGGCCGGGCGGGCGGCGGTGATCGCCTCCGCCTATCTCGACTGCGTGCTGGCCCAGGGCCGCGAGATCCCGGGCGTGGTCGCGGCCCTGACCAGCTCGCCGGAGCTGGAGAAGGTCAAGCGCGAATGCGACGCGGTGTTCCGCGAGACCTGCCGCGCCGCCCTCGCGCCCTTCGCCCCATCCGGTGCCATCGCCCCCGCCGGCCTCTGGGCGATGCTCGGCGCCGCCGAAGCCCTGTCCGCCGCCGCGGCCGGTGGCGACCTCACCGCTGCGGAGGCGCAGGCGGAATTGGCCGAGACCATCGCCGCGATGGTTGCTAGGAATCGGGGCTGA
- a CDS encoding NAD(P)H-dependent oxidoreductase yields MHALVVVAHPDPTSLTHAVAARLAEGVSLAGHSAEIADLMAEGFDPRFTANDHAVHLKQAAPSADVLAEQARIDRADALVLVYPVYWWSMPGLLKGWIDRVFSNGWAYDEIPGGALEKKLGHLPVHLVGLGGAGRRTYERHGYSGAMKTQIDHGIFDFCGAPVVTSELLLPPDTQDMGVHLDAARAIGGRLFRAAEQGEAA; encoded by the coding sequence ATGCACGCGCTCGTCGTCGTCGCGCATCCCGATCCCACATCGCTGACCCACGCCGTGGCCGCCCGCCTCGCCGAGGGCGTGTCCCTGGCCGGCCATTCCGCCGAGATCGCCGACCTGATGGCGGAAGGCTTCGACCCGCGCTTCACGGCAAACGACCACGCCGTCCATCTCAAGCAGGCGGCGCCCTCCGCCGACGTGCTCGCCGAGCAGGCGCGGATCGACCGCGCCGATGCGCTGGTGCTGGTCTATCCGGTGTACTGGTGGTCGATGCCGGGGCTGCTCAAGGGCTGGATCGACCGGGTGTTCTCGAATGGCTGGGCCTATGACGAGATCCCCGGCGGCGCGCTGGAGAAGAAGCTGGGCCATCTGCCGGTCCATCTCGTCGGTCTCGGCGGCGCCGGCCGGCGGACCTATGAGCGGCACGGCTATTCCGGCGCCATGAAGACGCAGATCGACCACGGCATCTTCGATTTCTGCGGCGCCCCCGTCGTCACCTCGGAGCTGCTGCTGCCCCCGGACACGCAGGATATGGGCGTGCATCTCGATGCCGCCCGCGCCATCGGCGGCAGGCTGTTTCGGGCGGCCGAACAGGGCGAGGCCGCCTGA
- a CDS encoding M28 family peptidase has translation MRIVDVVEVTKPIASPIRNAYIDFSKMTTSLVAVVTDVVRDGRRVVGYGFNSNGRYGQGGLIRERFRDRILAAEPASLLDDAGENLDPHRIWAAMMANEKPGGHGERSVAVGTIDMAVWDAVAKIAGQPLFRLLAQRKGREANPRVFVYAAGGYYYPGKDNAALRAEMRGYLDRGYTVVKMKIGGAPIDEDRGRIEAVLAEIGGQAQLAVDANGRFDLETAIAYARMLRDYPLFWYEEAGDPLDYALQAALAEFYPGPMATGENLFSHQDARNLLRYGGMRPDRDWLQFDCALSYGLVEYLRTLEVLAQLGWSPARCIPHGGHQMSLNIAAGLGLGGNESYPDLFQPYGGFPDGVRVEDGHIVMPDLPGIGQEQRYIVVSAHYDHLGTRGGRIYNGADDNASGTAALLALADHLGKHPTRHPVIFAAFSGEELGMIGSEGFVRAPPVPLSAMGVEINMDMISRSSRNEVSVLGTWHYPFLRPWLEPLSGKAGAPKIMFGHDAPEPKDEDWTLRSDHAPFHKAGIPFVMFGGEEHADYHRPTDDFERINPVFYVRTVEMITRAIAVLDDRLDEFPVRAGA, from the coding sequence ATGCGCATCGTCGACGTCGTCGAGGTCACCAAGCCGATCGCCTCCCCGATCCGCAATGCCTATATCGACTTCTCCAAGATGACGACGAGCCTGGTGGCCGTGGTGACCGACGTGGTGCGCGACGGCCGCCGGGTCGTCGGCTACGGCTTCAACTCGAACGGGCGCTACGGCCAGGGCGGGCTGATCCGCGAGCGGTTCCGCGACCGCATCCTGGCGGCGGAGCCGGCGAGCCTGCTCGACGATGCCGGCGAGAACCTCGACCCGCACCGGATCTGGGCGGCGATGATGGCGAACGAGAAGCCGGGCGGGCACGGAGAGCGCTCGGTCGCCGTCGGCACCATCGACATGGCGGTGTGGGACGCCGTCGCCAAGATCGCCGGCCAGCCGCTGTTCCGGCTGCTGGCGCAGCGCAAGGGGCGCGAGGCGAACCCCCGCGTCTTCGTCTATGCCGCGGGCGGCTACTACTACCCCGGCAAGGACAATGCGGCGCTGCGGGCGGAGATGCGCGGCTATCTCGACCGCGGCTACACCGTCGTGAAGATGAAGATCGGCGGCGCCCCGATCGACGAGGATCGCGGCCGGATCGAGGCGGTGCTGGCGGAGATCGGCGGCCAGGCGCAGCTGGCGGTCGACGCCAATGGCCGCTTCGACCTCGAGACCGCGATCGCCTACGCCAGGATGCTGCGGGACTATCCGCTGTTCTGGTACGAGGAGGCCGGGGACCCGCTGGACTACGCGCTGCAGGCGGCGCTGGCGGAGTTCTATCCGGGCCCGATGGCGACCGGCGAGAACCTGTTCTCGCACCAGGACGCGCGGAACCTGCTGCGCTATGGCGGGATGCGGCCGGACCGCGACTGGCTGCAGTTCGACTGCGCCCTGTCCTACGGGCTGGTGGAGTATCTGCGCACCCTCGAGGTGCTGGCGCAGCTCGGCTGGTCGCCGGCGCGCTGCATCCCGCATGGCGGGCACCAGATGTCGCTGAACATCGCCGCCGGCCTGGGCCTCGGCGGCAATGAGAGCTACCCGGACCTGTTCCAGCCCTATGGCGGCTTCCCGGACGGGGTGCGAGTCGAAGACGGCCACATCGTCATGCCCGACCTGCCGGGCATCGGCCAGGAGCAGCGCTACATTGTCGTCTCGGCGCATTACGACCATCTCGGCACCCGCGGCGGCCGCATCTACAACGGGGCGGACGACAACGCATCGGGCACCGCCGCGCTGCTGGCCCTGGCCGACCATCTCGGCAAGCACCCGACCCGGCATCCGGTGATCTTCGCCGCCTTCTCGGGCGAGGAGCTGGGCATGATTGGCAGCGAAGGCTTCGTCCGCGCGCCGCCGGTCCCGCTCTCCGCCATGGGGGTGGAGATCAACATGGACATGATCAGCCGCAGCAGCCGCAACGAGGTCAGCGTCCTCGGCACCTGGCATTATCCGTTCCTGCGGCCCTGGCTCGAGCCGCTCTCCGGCAAGGCCGGGGCGCCGAAGATCATGTTCGGCCATGATGCGCCGGAGCCGAAGGACGAGGACTGGACCCTGCGCTCCGACCACGCGCCGTTCCACAAAGCGGGCATCCCCTTCGTCATGTTCGGGGGCGAGGAGCACGCCGACTACCATCGCCCGACCGACGATTTCGAGCGGATCAACCCCGTGTTCTATGTCCGCACGGTCGAGATGATCACCCGCGCGATCGCCGTCCTGGACGACAGGCTGGACGAGTTTCCGGTGCGCGCCGGCGCCTGA